Proteins found in one Oceaniferula flava genomic segment:
- a CDS encoding acyl-CoA thioesterase, protein MKFYSRKWIKPEDLNAHNTLFGGRLLAWIDEDAAIYAMCQCGSKSMVTKFVSEINFISSAQHGDVVEIGFDTVEFGTTSITMTCLARNKNTKQNILSIERIVFVKLDENGRPSPHGKTHKKTDS, encoded by the coding sequence ATGAAATTTTACTCCCGGAAGTGGATTAAACCCGAGGACCTGAATGCTCACAACACCCTGTTCGGCGGGCGACTGTTGGCATGGATTGATGAAGACGCGGCCATCTATGCGATGTGCCAATGCGGCAGCAAGAGCATGGTCACCAAGTTCGTTTCCGAGATCAACTTCATCAGCTCCGCCCAACACGGAGACGTGGTGGAAATCGGCTTCGACACCGTAGAGTTCGGCACCACCTCGATCACCATGACCTGCTTGGCTCGGAATAAAAACACCAAGCAGAACATCCTCTCCATCGAGCGCATTGTCTTTGTCAAACTGGACGAAAATGGTCGTCCCAGCCCACACGGGAAAACCCACAAGAAGACCGACAGCTAA
- a CDS encoding YcxB family protein, whose translation MDTTPTIKAKLIFDDQSHLGAFRLHMWHRYRTWLMIRTILSAAVLLAGAILMISEGITPFSVLMIMVGTFALLRPLIWKVMHSRNLRKLPGYGQTVLYSFTPEGVSIHGDDLNGQVKWSGLFEVVATKQGLLLYHAKKSYSWIPVEAFDSSSEMEQVADWASPN comes from the coding sequence GTGGACACCACCCCCACCATCAAAGCCAAGCTGATCTTCGACGATCAGTCGCACCTCGGAGCCTTCCGCCTACACATGTGGCACCGCTACCGCACCTGGCTGATGATCCGCACCATCCTCAGTGCCGCGGTGCTGTTGGCCGGTGCCATTCTGATGATCAGCGAGGGGATCACCCCCTTTTCCGTGCTGATGATCATGGTCGGCACCTTCGCCCTGCTGCGCCCGCTCATCTGGAAAGTGATGCACTCGCGGAACCTGCGCAAACTCCCCGGCTACGGCCAGACGGTGCTCTACAGCTTCACCCCCGAGGGCGTCTCGATCCATGGCGACGACCTCAACGGTCAGGTCAAGTGGTCGGGTTTATTCGAGGTGGTGGCCACCAAGCAAGGGCTGCTGCTCTATCACGCTAAAAAATCTTACTCGTGGATCCCGGTGGAAGCATTTGACTCGAGCTCTGAAATGGAACAAGTTGCCGACTGGGCAAGCCCTAACTAG
- a CDS encoding alpha/beta hydrolase has product MDLSSMKAALLFLLLPFTLHAAPAPYAADSQRQADVPRGKVTRHEIRSEIFPGTLRQYYVYVPAQYDASRPAAVMVFQDGHAYVSEKGDFRTPIVFDNLIAKKDMPVTIGIFVNPGLRLPEIDGKQSWGTGKKKSNRSFEYDSMSSQYAKFLEKELLPAVAKDYRLTSDPDQRAICGLSSGGICAFTVGWERPDLFRRVMSHVGSFTNIRGGHAYPSMIRKGKVRPLRVYLQDGSNDLDNQHGNWWLGNLQMHKALEFRNYPHLWVPTDGGHGGKDGGPLFPDGLRWLWKSAPTTE; this is encoded by the coding sequence ATGGATCTGTCATCCATGAAAGCCGCTCTGCTATTTCTCCTGCTGCCCTTCACCCTGCACGCCGCGCCCGCGCCCTACGCTGCCGATTCCCAACGCCAAGCCGACGTCCCCCGTGGCAAGGTCACGCGACACGAGATCCGCAGTGAGATATTCCCCGGCACCCTGCGCCAGTATTACGTTTACGTGCCGGCGCAGTATGATGCTAGTCGGCCCGCCGCGGTGATGGTCTTTCAAGACGGTCACGCCTATGTTTCCGAGAAGGGAGACTTCCGCACGCCGATCGTTTTTGACAACCTGATCGCAAAAAAAGACATGCCGGTCACCATCGGCATCTTTGTCAATCCGGGCCTTCGCCTGCCCGAGATCGACGGTAAACAGTCCTGGGGCACGGGGAAAAAGAAGAGCAACCGCAGCTTCGAATACGATAGCATGAGCAGCCAATACGCGAAGTTCTTGGAAAAGGAGCTGCTGCCCGCCGTAGCCAAAGATTACCGCCTCACCAGCGATCCCGACCAGCGCGCGATCTGCGGCCTGAGCTCCGGTGGCATCTGCGCGTTCACCGTCGGTTGGGAGCGGCCGGACCTTTTCCGCCGCGTCATGAGCCACGTGGGATCCTTCACCAACATCCGCGGAGGCCACGCCTACCCCAGCATGATCCGCAAAGGCAAAGTCCGCCCGCTGCGAGTCTACCTGCAAGACGGCAGCAACGACCTCGATAACCAGCACGGCAATTGGTGGCTGGGAAATCTGCAGATGCACAAGGCGCTGGAATTCCGCAACTACCCACACCTCTGGGTGCCCACCGACGGCGGCCATGGGGGCAAAGATGGCGGACCACTTTTCCCAGACGGGCTTCGCTGGCTTTGGAAATCGGCCCCGACCACTGAATGA
- a CDS encoding ROK family protein has product MNIQAEITPVLDPGFVPAVLWNRAYREKVAAHPDSQDLGIALARLDGTVFRHDVRILPHRGDDAALNLKYVERLVKFMLWGQGGCTIYIGGSEPLAAELAEIYSENGARKFDWDIVGKGMFGQHLQVQSVSLEDIPAQNSPAAPLGRNLDGNRIGFDLGGSDRKCAAVIDGEVVFSTEIPWDPYFQEDPNYQRDGIIDSLKLAAEHLPSVDAIGGSSAGVYINNEVRIASLFRGIKDQEVFESVVVPMFKDIAAAEYPGVPFEVINDGEVTALAGSITMNTNSVLGVAMGTSEAVGYVDPHGNVTTQINELAFAPIDYRENGPVDEWSGDAGCGVQFFCQQGVARLAPAAGFDYGDMPFPEQLIEVQKEMEAGNDQAAKIYQTIGTCFGYAIAHYAEFYDIGTLIIMGRATSGPGGQIMIDCAEEVLEKEFPELAEKITITQPDEKMKRHGQAVAAASLPAIPQ; this is encoded by the coding sequence ATGAACATTCAAGCTGAAATCACACCCGTGCTCGATCCCGGATTCGTGCCTGCCGTCCTCTGGAACCGTGCGTATCGCGAGAAAGTCGCAGCGCATCCTGACTCCCAGGATTTGGGCATCGCCCTGGCACGCCTCGATGGCACGGTGTTCCGCCACGATGTTCGCATTCTCCCGCACCGTGGTGATGACGCGGCGCTGAATTTGAAATACGTTGAGCGTCTGGTGAAATTCATGCTCTGGGGGCAAGGAGGCTGCACCATCTACATCGGGGGCAGCGAGCCGCTCGCCGCCGAGCTGGCTGAGATTTACTCCGAAAATGGCGCACGCAAGTTCGACTGGGACATCGTTGGCAAAGGCATGTTCGGACAGCACCTGCAGGTTCAATCCGTGAGCCTGGAAGACATCCCCGCCCAAAACAGCCCCGCCGCCCCCCTCGGCAGAAACCTCGACGGCAACCGGATTGGCTTCGATCTCGGTGGCTCCGATCGCAAGTGCGCCGCCGTAATCGATGGCGAAGTGGTCTTCTCCACAGAAATCCCATGGGATCCCTATTTCCAAGAAGATCCCAATTACCAGCGCGACGGGATTATCGATTCGCTGAAGCTCGCCGCCGAGCACCTGCCAAGTGTCGATGCCATCGGCGGCTCATCTGCGGGCGTCTACATCAACAACGAAGTCCGCATCGCCTCTCTATTCCGCGGCATAAAGGACCAGGAAGTTTTCGAATCCGTGGTCGTGCCGATGTTCAAGGACATCGCCGCCGCAGAATACCCCGGCGTGCCCTTCGAGGTGATCAACGATGGCGAAGTCACCGCCCTCGCCGGCTCCATCACCATGAATACCAACTCGGTGTTAGGTGTGGCCATGGGAACCTCTGAGGCCGTCGGCTATGTCGATCCCCACGGTAACGTCACCACCCAGATTAACGAGCTGGCATTTGCCCCCATCGATTACCGTGAGAACGGCCCGGTCGACGAATGGTCTGGCGATGCCGGCTGCGGGGTCCAATTTTTCTGTCAACAAGGCGTCGCCCGCCTCGCACCCGCAGCAGGTTTTGACTACGGTGACATGCCATTCCCCGAGCAACTCATCGAGGTGCAGAAGGAAATGGAAGCCGGCAACGATCAGGCGGCTAAGATCTACCAGACCATCGGCACCTGCTTCGGCTACGCCATTGCCCACTATGCCGAGTTCTACGATATTGGCACCCTGATCATCATGGGTCGCGCCACCTCCGGCCCTGGCGGACAGATCATGATCGACTGCGCCGAGGAAGTCCTGGAAAAGGAATTCCCCGAGCTCGCCGAGAAAATCACCATCACCCAGCCGGACGAGAAGATGAAGCGCCACGGCCAAGCTGTCGCCGCCGCCTCCCTGCCGGCCATCCCCCAATAA